The DNA segment TTTGTCAGTGATGAAAGCTTGGTCTGAGGCTCTTGCGGGGTCATATGAGCAAGAGCGTTCTTTTCCACAATCGTTGTTAAATGCGCAAGTAGTGGCTGAGAAGGCGTTAATTAATACAGAATTTCAAATGCCTATTTTACGGAAAAATCGCTTAGTAGATTCGGGCGCTAAAGGTTTTTATTACTTTATTGCTGGTTTAACAAATGCTTATTGTGGTGAAGCTGTTTCGATTCCTGTAAGTTTTTCGGAAAAGAAAGATATCATTCAACCTAGCCATTTTGAAACGAATGAACCGCTATATCGCTATTGTTCCGAATTTATCATCAAACAAGCGTCCATCTCACAACAAACATTACGTGAAGTTCTTGCTTCTAAAGGTGATTCTCTAGTGATTGCAGGTAATGAAAAACAAATTAAAATTCATATTCATACAAATGAACCTCAAGAAGTTTTACGTTTATTATCTGCATATGGCGTGATGACTTATCAAAAAGTAGATGATATGAAACTTCAATATGAAGTAACAAAAGCACCTCGCGCAAAAATTGCTATCGTAACAGATTCCATTGCTGATTTACCAGAAAAATTTTTACTGGACCATCAAGTGCATGTGTTGCCAATGAACATTTTAGCAGGGGAAGAAAGTTTTCTTGATAAATTAACTGTCGGACCAGCAATGATGAAAGAAAAGCTAGAACAACAGTGGAAAATGAGTACAGCCCAACCAACAATACGGTCAGTGGATGCGCTACTCTCATTTTTAGAAAATAAATATGAACATGTACTAGTTATCACCGTCGCATCTAAGTTAAGTGGAACGTATCAATTAGTTAAACAACGAATACAAGGACGTAACTTATCTTCCAAATGGATACAAGTCATTGATTCAAGATTAAATTCTGTTGCTGAAGGGCTTTTAGTAAAGCAAGCAGTAGAATTAATAGAAATTGGTGAATCATTTGAAAAAGTGACGCAAAAGGTAAAACAATTGATTGAATCGTCATTTATCTATGTGGCAGTGGCAGATTTGTCGCCCATGGTGCAATCCGGTAGAATTCCGCGCGTTTTAGGAAAGATAGCGCAAAAATTGTCTTTACATCCGATTGTTAGCTTAGATGAATCTGGGAACGGAAAATTAATAGGTGTATCTTTTAGTCAAAAACAAAGTATGAAAAAAATAATTAAAAAAGTAACAAAACTACAACTTAAAGAGCTTGCTGTTACACATGTTTGCTCTATAAATGATGCGAAACTTTGGCAGAAGCAACTTGAAAAAGAAACAGGTCGAAATAGCTATCTTGTAGATAGTTCGGCTGCAATTGCGATTAGCGCCGGACTGGGAAGTGTCGCAGTCGCTGGCATTAAAGAGGAGGAAACAATATGATGTACTGGATAGTAGCTCTTGCTTTACTTGTTTATTTTGTACTCTGGTTTATTATTTCAAAAGTGAAAGGTAAGTATTCCTTAGTAGATATTGCTTGGGGCGGAGGATTCGTCGTGGTTGCATGGACAGGTTTTTTAACTACGTTTAGTATCACTGCCCAAAGTATCACCATTCTTATTTTAGTCACTTTGTGGGGTGTACGTTTATTTTGGCATCTAGCTCGTAGAAATTGGAATAAGCCTGAAGATTATCGTTATGTAAATATGCGCAAACGATGGGGAACCACATTAGTTAATTTAAAGGCCTTTTTAAATGTATTTGTATTACAAGGGGTATTATTGTTTATTATTGCTTTACCAATTACACATACTTTTGCTAATGAAAGTGTAGACTTTGCATGGTGGCAAATCCTTGGAATTATTCTCTGGATTATTGGTTTCATTTTTGAAGTTGGTGGCGATCGTCAACTCGAAAACTTCAAAAAAAATCCAGCTAATAAAGGAAAATTACTGACAACCGGTTTTTGGTCAGCTACAAGACATCCAAATTATTTTGGAGAAGCGC comes from the Listeria welshimeri serovar 6b str. SLCC5334 genome and includes:
- a CDS encoding DAK2 domain-containing protein, with protein sequence MESESRRLLQSMLNGAAEVISKKDELNRINVFPVADGDTGSNLASLMQAIIDNVAPKEYSTKELLEEVANAALIGARGNSGMIFAQYLTAVAESYHHLESTFEGLVQAFQKAVHKAYDALLDPKEGTILSVMKAWSEALAGSYEQERSFPQSLLNAQVVAEKALINTEFQMPILRKNRLVDSGAKGFYYFIAGLTNAYCGEAVSIPVSFSEKKDIIQPSHFETNEPLYRYCSEFIIKQASISQQTLREVLASKGDSLVIAGNEKQIKIHIHTNEPQEVLRLLSAYGVMTYQKVDDMKLQYEVTKAPRAKIAIVTDSIADLPEKFLLDHQVHVLPMNILAGEESFLDKLTVGPAMMKEKLEQQWKMSTAQPTIRSVDALLSFLENKYEHVLVITVASKLSGTYQLVKQRIQGRNLSSKWIQVIDSRLNSVAEGLLVKQAVELIEIGESFEKVTQKVKQLIESSFIYVAVADLSPMVQSGRIPRVLGKIAQKLSLHPIVSLDESGNGKLIGVSFSQKQSMKKIIKKVTKLQLKELAVTHVCSINDAKLWQKQLEKETGRNSYLVDSSAAIAISAGLGSVAVAGIKEEETI
- a CDS encoding DUF1295 domain-containing protein, with amino-acid sequence MYWIVALALLVYFVLWFIISKVKGKYSLVDIAWGGGFVVVAWTGFLTTFSITAQSITILILVTLWGVRLFWHLARRNWNKPEDYRYVNMRKRWGTTLVNLKAFLNVFVLQGVLLFIIALPITHTFANESVDFAWWQILGIILWIIGFIFEVGGDRQLENFKKNPANKGKLLTTGFWSATRHPNYFGEALSWWGVFLVALTQMTDIWLIISPVVITLLLLFVSGVPLLEKKYQDREDFKAYANKTSKFFPFLGKKGL